Proteins found in one Salmo salar chromosome ssa26, Ssal_v3.1, whole genome shotgun sequence genomic segment:
- the LOC106587083 gene encoding zinc finger protein 501: MSKLQLLQAFLSDRLTTVAVEISVVVEKAFAEYQDEISRSKEENQRLQRLLDSVFNPDLKLHKADPLQLTLTVSEDEVPSDQQHSEQVWSDQEDTEFFIPCVESDSDQGSHFYQTGKNSKRDSLSTIAAEQIQTKPDGEDDGISESTSYAPLTQLKPLKIKRTRLKKGQSSYICAEVKTTSELIEPLRDHTRKRSYSCTECTATYDRPCHLKTHKRTHTGEKPFECKDCGKCFNRKYCLHVHMLTHTREKPYCCHYCGKCFALNTRLIDHLRIHTGEKPYKCPFCARCFTFLSHLSRHKKLHTGERPFQCNVCGKCYTRKEHLTDHMRSHTGTKPYSCKQCGKCYKLQGNLRSHMASHTGGKSCKCPVCGLGVINLNRHMQVHAGEKPHQCQDCGKCFNRKEKLTEHLRTHTGEKPYRCHDCGECFRLNVTLKKHMMTHTAATSTSP, translated from the exons ATGTCAAAATTACAGTTGTTGCAAGCGTTTCTCTCCGATCGATTAACAACAGTGGCTGTAGAGATATCCGTGGTAGTGGAAAAGGCGTTTGCAGAGTACCAGGATGAGATATCACGTTCAAAGGAGGAGAATCAACGCCTGCAGAGGCTGCTGGATTCGGTTTTTAATCCCGATCTGAAATTACATAAAGCAG ACCCCCTGCAGCTCACTCTCACTGTCTCTGAAGATGAGGTTCCCTCTGACCAGCAGCACTCTGAGCAGGTTTGGAGTGATCAAGAGGACACAGAGTTCTTCATTCCCTGTGTGGAAAGTGACAGTGATCAGGGCTCACACTTTTACCAAACTGGGAAGAACAGCAAGAGGGACTCCCTATCCACAATTGCAGCAGAACAGATCCAAACAAAACCTGATGGAGAGGATGACGGAATATCAGAATCAACCAGTTATGCTCCCCTCACACAGCTAAAGCCTCTAAAAATCAAGAGAACACGGTTAAAGAAAGGACAAAGCTCTTACATCTGCGCTGAGGTCAAGACAACCAGTGAGCTGATAGAGCCATTGAGGGATCACACAAGGAAGAGGTCCTACAGTTGTACTGAATGCACAGCAACCTATGACAGACCATGTCATTTGAAAACACACAAGAGAACTCACACCGGTGAGAAACCATTTGAGTGCAAAGACTGTGGTAAATGCTTTAACCGCAAGTATTGCCTGCACGTGCatatgttaacacacacacgggAGAAACCGTACTGCTGTCATTATTGTGGCAAATGCTTCGCTCTAAACACAAGACTAATAGATCATCTGaggatacacacaggggagaaaccataCAAGTGCCCTTTCTGTGCCAGATGCTTTACATTTCTATCTCACTTAAGTCGTCACAAGAAGCTCCATACAGGAGAGAGGCCATTTCAATGCAATGTATGTGGGAAATGCTACACGCGGAAGGAGCACCTGACAGACCATATGAGATCCCACACTGGAACAAAACCATACAGCTGTAAGCAATGTGGCAAATGCTACAAACTGCAGGGAAACCTGAGATCGCATATGGCGAGTCACACAGGGGGGAAATCATGCAAGTGCCCTGTGTGTGGACTAGGTGTTATAAATCTTAATCGCCACATGCAAGTTCATGCAGGAGAGAAACCGCATCAATGCCAAGATTGTGGGAAGTGCTTTAACCGAAAGGAAAAACTGACAGAGCACTTaaggactcacacaggagagaaaccgtatcgATGTCATGATTGTGGTGAATGCTTTAGGCTCAATGTAACCCTGAAGAAACACATGATGACGCACACTGCTGCGACAAGTACTTCTCCATGA